The Eubacterium sp. MSJ-33 genomic sequence CTCAATTGGGAATGTCTCTTTTTATTTTTAAATATAATATATTCCATTATAAGCAAGATGTTATTATACCATTTGTACCAACCAGACGTCACTCTTCACCATAAAAAATCCGATTGTCGCCTTAATTAATTCTGTTGCCTGTACCAAAAAATACACGCTCACAATGCCAAGTCCCGTAAAATGCGCCAGCACATACGCACACGGAACAACAATTACCCACGTATACACGGAGTCAAACAAGAACGTAACCAATGTCTTACCACCCGACCGTAAGGTGAAATAAAAAGTATGGCTCATGGAACAAATCGGCATCAAAAGTGCAGATATACTCATGAACGATGTAGCAAGCATCTTAATTTCATCCGTTGTGTTATAGATATGTGGGAAAAACCTGCCAACTACAAACATCACTGCTGCAACAAGGATACAACAAAATACACTGAACACGATCATCTTATTATCAGCGTCTTTCGCCTGTTCCAATTCTCCAGCTCCCAGATACTGTCCCACAATAATGCTTATGCAGGCACCAAGCTGAATATATACAATATTAAACAGATTCGTTATTGTCGTTGCAATGTTTAAACCGGCAACCACTTCGAGTCCACGCACCGAATAGCACTGTGTCACTGCTGTCATTCCCGCCGCCCAAAGAAGTTCATTCAGCATAAGTGGAAATCCTTTGATTAAAATTGCCTTAAATTCTTCTACCGGCATACCGAATCCCCGGTATGCACCAATCAAATACTTATTCTTTTCTTTATGGGTATGTGCCCAGATCACGATAATTGCAGCTTCTATATAACGAGCCAGTATCGTTGCAAGTGCTGCTCCCATAACACCAAGTTCTGGGAATGGTCCAATCCCAAATATCAGCAGATAATCTAACACTGCATTGCTACCAACTGCCACAAAACTTGCAACCATCGGTACAAATGTCTGTCCGGTTTCCTTAATGTTAGTCGCATATGACTGTGTAATCGCAAAAGGAACCAGACCTATCATCATAATGGACAGATACTGTTTTCCATACCGCAACGCAACTTCTGTTGCACCCGTTCCTGCCGTGTCCGTAAGATACAGCGATATCAGATTCCCGCCATTCGTGACAAATAACGTAATTGCAAGTATTGTCACAAACATAGTTGCATACAGTTTAAATCGGAATGAGTACATATGTCCCTCATGGTTTCCTTTTCCAAAATACTGTGCGCCAAAAATACTTGCCGCCGACGCCGCGCCAAAGATTGCCAGATTATATACAAAAATCAGCTGGTTTACAATCGCGACACCAGACATTTGCTCGGTGCCAAGCTGTCCGACCATAATATTATCTAAAAAACTAACCAGATTTGTAATCGCATTCTGTAAAATCATCGGCAAAGCAAGTAGTAAATATCGTTTATAGAACGCACGATCACCAATAAAATTTTTGATTTGAAATTTTCTTTTTTCCATTTCAGCAGATTCCCCCTTCCTATATTTAATAATAACGAGTCATACGACAAAATATGGTGGGCATAGAATCTACCCACCATATCACATAATCATAATATTATATTTACGTCTTATATCTGCAATTACATCGTCAGAACAATCTCATTTACATCTGCAAGCTCGCTTGCCGCAATGTAGTTATCATTCATTTCCTTGCCATTTACAACAAGACTTGTATAACCGCTCTCTGCGCCATTTGGATTCTTTACAACAATATGAAGCTTCTTTCCGCGGAAGTCCTTGTTGATCTCGAATTCCTTCCAGTCAGATGGAATCGATGGTGCAATACGAAGTCCGTCGAAGTCCGGACGCATACCAAGGATACCCTCGACACATCCAACCATAACTGTCGATGCTGTACCGGTCAGCCAGTGTACATGTGCTCTGCCCTCGAATGGGCTTTCTGAACTCTCTGTAAACTGTCCATGGCAATATGGCTCCAGCTTTCTGATCTCTGCCTTATCATTCATGGATGCAGGTGAGCTCTCTGTGAAATACTCAAATGCACGGTTTCCATGTCCCATCAGAGATTCTGCCAAGATGATCCAGCCCTGCGGCTGTGAGAAGATACCACCGTTTTCCTTTGTGGATGGATTGAACAAAAGCATCAATGCTCCCTCAAACGCATGATCCACATAGGATGGTGCCATCAGACGTACGCCATATGGTGTATTTAATTCTCTATGTACAGACTCCAGTGCCTTCTCTGCCTGATCCTTTGTAGCAAGGCCACTGATAACTGCCCATGACTGTGGATTCAACCACATATTTGCCTCAGGATCATGTTTAGAACCGATAATCATGCCGTCTTCCTTGTATCCACGGATATAACGATCATCCTCCCAGCACTTTGTCTGAATGATATCGCCAAGTTCCTTCTGAATCTTATCCAGATATGCGATATATTCTGTATCATTTTTCTGCTTTGCGAAGATACGGAGCACGCTCATCGCATAGTAAAGCTGCATTGCAACAAATGTTGACTCGCCCTGCTTGCCAAGACGTAAGCAGTCATTCCAGTCTGCATGCAGACCTGCCGGCATACGATTGTTTCCAAGATGATTCATAGAGAAATCAATCGCTCGCTTCAAATGCTCATATACCGTACCCTCTCCGCCATTTGCGAACAGGATTACCTCATCGATAAAGTCTGTATTTCCAGACTCTGCAATATACTTATAAACTGTTGGGAACAGCCACAATGCATCATCTGCACGGTATGCCGGATGTCCGGTTGCACGTACATAAGACTCATCATCCGGTGTATCCTCATGACCTGCATTATGATCAAACTTTACAAGCGGAAGTCCACCGCCATTGTCTACCTGTGCAGACAACATGAAACGGATCTTCTCTAGCGCCATTTCCGGTGCTAAGTGAATCACACCCTGGATATCCTGAACGGTATCACGGTATCCGTATCCATTTCGAAGACCACAATAGGAAAATGATGCGGCTCTCGACCAGATAAATGTCATGAAACACTGATATGCATTCCATGTATTGATCATCGCATTGAATGATTCACTTGGTGTCTTTACCTGGAAATGAGACAGTTTTCCATGCCAGTATTCCTTCAACTCCGCAAGCTCTGCTTCACTCTGTGCATGCACATCTGCATAGCTGTTCATCACTGCCTCTGTCTCTGCATCATTCTTCATACCGAGTACAAATGCAATCTCCTTGCTCTCGCCCGGTGCGAGTGTGATCTTAGTCTCCAAAGCGCCGCAGGCGTTACTGTTATAATTGAGACTATTTCCACAATCACCGTTTTCAACACCGGCCGGATTGCCATAACCATGATATCTGCCAAGAAACGCTTCCTTATCTCCGGCATAGCTTGCAACCTCTGCGCCAGCCAAACCAAAGAATCTTGTAAATGCAACACTTCCGTTGATGGCCGCACCCTTATTCACGTTCTCATTGATTACCTGCTTGATGCGGTTTCCCATAAAATACGTTCTTGTGATAAAGAGTGTATACTGCAGATTGACCTGATCCTGCTCATAGTTGTTATCATTTGTAAATTCACAGTAACCAAAGACGGACAGGTTACGAGGCTTGTCAGAATCATTCGTAACCTTCAACTTCCATACCTCATGTGTCTTATCAAGTGGTACATAGTAAAGCACAGAGCTCTTGATGCCTGCATATTCTGCATTCATATACGTATAGCCTGTACCGTGATGACACTCACTCTTGTAGCTGTCCAAATCTTTTCCTACCGGCTGCCAGGAAGCTGACCAGTAATCTTTGCTGTCATTGTCACGCAAATAGATATATCTGCCCGGCTGGTCAAAGCTGTTGAAGATATATCGAAGAATTCTTCCGTTTGCACCAGACTTTACAAAGCTATATCCACCGGCATTGTTGGAAATGATTGCGCCGTATTCCGGAGAACCAAGGTAGTTCGCCCAAGGTGCCGGTGTGTCCGGTCTGTCAATCACATATTCCTTATTTGCCTCATCAAAGTATCCATATCTCATGAGGTACCCTCCCTAATTTATAGTTTTTTGCTTTAGATAAGTAGTGCATAATCACCATCTTATACAAACGCATCGCCTGTTTTAAGAAATGGCAATTATGCACAACTCTATTTGAAACCTATTTAATTCGTTTTTTACTGCTCTGCGTCCTTCAGGCTCAGGCTGATCTTACCCATACGGTCAACCTCAAGAACCTTAACCTTGACTACATCGCCGATATTTACAACATCCTCTACCTTCTCTACGCGGCGATCTGCCAGCTTAGAGATATGAATCAAACCGTCCTTATTTGGTGACAGTTCTACGAATGCACCGAAGTTCATGATACGAACAACCTTACCTTCGTAAGTCTTACCAACCTCGATTGGGTCTACGATAGAACGGATGATCTTTAATGCTTTGTCCATACCTGCCTGCTCAACACCGCAGATAAATACATTTCCATCATCATCGATATCGATCTTAACGCCTGTCTCTTCGATAATTGCGTTGATTGTCTTTCCTCTCTGTCCGATGATCTCACCGATCTTCTCCGGATCAACCTTTGTCTGGATAATCTTCGGAGCAAGTTCGCCAACGTGATCTCTTGGAGCTGCAATAGCCGGCTTCATACATGTATCCATGATGAAAAGTCTTGCCTCACGACATCTTGCAATCGCGCCCTCTACGATTGGACGTGTCAGACCATGAATCTTGATATCCATCTGGATTGCTGTGATACCTTCGGTTGTACCTGTTACCTTGAAGTCCATGTCGCCGAAGAAATCTTCGAGTCCCTGAATATCTGTCAACAGTACATAATCATCATCTGTCTCACCGGTTACAAGACCACAGGAAATACCTGCTACCATCTTCTTGATTGGAACACCTGCAGCCATCAGTGACATACAAGATGCACATGTGGAAGCCATAGATGTAGAACCGTTTGACTCAAATGTCTCAGATACGGAACGGATTGCATATGGGAACTCGTCCTCACTTGGAAGTACAGGAACAAGTGCACGCTCAGCAAGTGCGCCATGTCCGATTTCACGGCGTCCCGGTCCTCTGGACGGCTTTGTCTCACCAACAGAGTATGATGGGAAGTTGTAGTGATGCATATATCTCTTAGATGTAACGTTTGTGTCAAGGCCATCTAACTTCTGCGCTTCAGAAAGTGGAGCCAATGTTACAACGTTACAGATCTGTGTCTGTCCTCTTGTGAACATAGCAGAACCATGCACTCTAGGAATGATATCAACCTCAGCAGCCAGTGGACGGATCTGTGTGATCTGTCTGCCATCCGGACGCTTGTGATCCTTCAGAATCATCTTACGGACTGTCTTCTTCTGATACTGGTAAACAGCCTCATCAAGAACTGCCAGCCAATCTTCCTTATCTGCAAATGCCTCTTCAAGTTTCTCCTTGATCTGGCGGATATTCTCCTCACGCACCTGCTTCTCATCCGTAAAGACTGCCTCTTCCATTGCTGCCGGCGGAACAAGCTCCTTAATTGCCTCAAACAGTTCTTCCGGAACTGCGCAACTTGTATAAGAATGCTTTGGCTTACCACACTCAGCTACGATCTTATCGATAAATGCGATTACTTTCTGGTTTAACTCATGGGCTGCATAAATAGCCTCGATCATCTTCGCCTCCGGCACTTCGTTCGCACCAGCCTCAATCATGATAACCTTATCTCTTGTAGATGCAACCGTAAGCTTCAGATCTGACTCCAGATTCTGTGTAGAATTTGGGTTGAAGATCAGTTCGCCGTTGATCATACCAACCTGTGTCGTTGCACATGGACCATCAAACGGGATATCAGAAATTGCTGTTGCAATGGCT encodes the following:
- a CDS encoding MATE family efflux transporter, which produces MEKRKFQIKNFIGDRAFYKRYLLLALPMILQNAITNLVSFLDNIMVGQLGTEQMSGVAIVNQLIFVYNLAIFGAASAASIFGAQYFGKGNHEGHMYSFRFKLYATMFVTILAITLFVTNGGNLISLYLTDTAGTGATEVALRYGKQYLSIMMIGLVPFAITQSYATNIKETGQTFVPMVASFVAVGSNAVLDYLLIFGIGPFPELGVMGAALATILARYIEAAIIVIWAHTHKEKNKYLIGAYRGFGMPVEEFKAILIKGFPLMLNELLWAAGMTAVTQCYSVRGLEVVAGLNIATTITNLFNIVYIQLGACISIIVGQYLGAGELEQAKDADNKMIVFSVFCCILVAAVMFVVGRFFPHIYNTTDEIKMLATSFMSISALLMPICSMSHTFYFTLRSGGKTLVTFLFDSVYTWVIVVPCAYVLAHFTGLGIVSVYFLVQATELIKATIGFFMVKSDVWLVQMV
- a CDS encoding GH36-type glycosyl hydrolase domain-containing protein, encoding MRYGYFDEANKEYVIDRPDTPAPWANYLGSPEYGAIISNNAGGYSFVKSGANGRILRYIFNSFDQPGRYIYLRDNDSKDYWSASWQPVGKDLDSYKSECHHGTGYTYMNAEYAGIKSSVLYYVPLDKTHEVWKLKVTNDSDKPRNLSVFGYCEFTNDNNYEQDQVNLQYTLFITRTYFMGNRIKQVINENVNKGAAINGSVAFTRFFGLAGAEVASYAGDKEAFLGRYHGYGNPAGVENGDCGNSLNYNSNACGALETKITLAPGESKEIAFVLGMKNDAETEAVMNSYADVHAQSEAELAELKEYWHGKLSHFQVKTPSESFNAMINTWNAYQCFMTFIWSRAASFSYCGLRNGYGYRDTVQDIQGVIHLAPEMALEKIRFMLSAQVDNGGGLPLVKFDHNAGHEDTPDDESYVRATGHPAYRADDALWLFPTVYKYIAESGNTDFIDEVILFANGGEGTVYEHLKRAIDFSMNHLGNNRMPAGLHADWNDCLRLGKQGESTFVAMQLYYAMSVLRIFAKQKNDTEYIAYLDKIQKELGDIIQTKCWEDDRYIRGYKEDGMIIGSKHDPEANMWLNPQSWAVISGLATKDQAEKALESVHRELNTPYGVRLMAPSYVDHAFEGALMLLFNPSTKENGGIFSQPQGWIILAESLMGHGNRAFEYFTESSPASMNDKAEIRKLEPYCHGQFTESSESPFEGRAHVHWLTGTASTVMVGCVEGILGMRPDFDGLRIAPSIPSDWKEFEINKDFRGKKLHIVVKNPNGAESGYTSLVVNGKEMNDNYIAASELADVNEIVLTM
- a CDS encoding polyribonucleotide nucleotidyltransferase; protein product: MYKKFEMELAGRTLRVDVGRVAKQANGAALMHYGDTVVLSTATASEKPRDGIDFFPLSVEYEEKMYSVGKIPGGFNKREGKASENAILTSRVIDRPMRPLFPKDYRNDVTLNNMVMSVDPECSPELTAMLGSAIATAISDIPFDGPCATTQVGMINGELIFNPNSTQNLESDLKLTVASTRDKVIMIEAGANEVPEAKMIEAIYAAHELNQKVIAFIDKIVAECGKPKHSYTSCAVPEELFEAIKELVPPAAMEEAVFTDEKQVREENIRQIKEKLEEAFADKEDWLAVLDEAVYQYQKKTVRKMILKDHKRPDGRQITQIRPLAAEVDIIPRVHGSAMFTRGQTQICNVVTLAPLSEAQKLDGLDTNVTSKRYMHHYNFPSYSVGETKPSRGPGRREIGHGALAERALVPVLPSEDEFPYAIRSVSETFESNGSTSMASTCASCMSLMAAGVPIKKMVAGISCGLVTGETDDDYVLLTDIQGLEDFFGDMDFKVTGTTEGITAIQMDIKIHGLTRPIVEGAIARCREARLFIMDTCMKPAIAAPRDHVGELAPKIIQTKVDPEKIGEIIGQRGKTINAIIEETGVKIDIDDDGNVFICGVEQAGMDKALKIIRSIVDPIEVGKTYEGKVVRIMNFGAFVELSPNKDGLIHISKLADRRVEKVEDVVNIGDVVKVKVLEVDRMGKISLSLKDAEQ